Proteins found in one Gammaproteobacteria bacterium genomic segment:
- the ftsL gene encoding cell division protein FtsL, with protein sequence MGKILALTFVALWVAVLLAGLATINARHEARKLFVELQQLQQERDELDIDWGRLRLEQSAYATHGLIEQVAHEKMKMSVPQPADIHILRRQ encoded by the coding sequence ATGGGAAAAATTCTGGCACTGACGTTTGTGGCGTTATGGGTAGCCGTGCTGCTGGCCGGGCTGGCCACTATCAATGCGCGGCATGAAGCAAGAAAACTGTTTGTCGAGCTGCAGCAGTTGCAGCAGGAGCGCGATGAGCTGGACATCGACTGGGGCCGGCTGCGGCTGGAGCAGAGTGCGTATGCAACGCACGGGCTGATCGAGCAGGTTGCGCACGAAAAAATGAAAATGTCTGTGCCGCAGCCCGCCGACATACACATTCTCAGGCGCCAATGA
- the murG gene encoding undecaprenyldiphospho-muramoylpentapeptide beta-N-acetylglucosaminyltransferase, giving the protein MTSVMIMAGGTGGHVYPALAVARRMAEQSCEVSWLGTRTGLEARVVPEAGIAIDWLKVSGLRGRGLMSWLLAPFVLVRAVWQAARAIRRRRPAVVLGMGGFVAGPGGIAAWLLRRPLVIHEQNAVAGLTNRLLAPFAKTVIEAFPGSFDERRGAQAVGNPVRREIVGMPTPRERFAVRSGRPNLLVLGGSQGALALNEIVPRAIALIESVDRPQVWHQCGARTHNVAEKAYAQYGIDVRLSEFIEDMPAAYGWADLVVCRAGALTIAELAAAGVGALLVPYPLSIDDHQTLNARYLEAAGAGMIVAQSELTPELLATALEKLLSDRQRLLDMAEAARRVAQPDATESVVQACLQVAGRARS; this is encoded by the coding sequence ATGACGAGCGTGATGATCATGGCCGGTGGCACCGGTGGGCATGTCTATCCCGCGCTGGCCGTTGCCCGGCGCATGGCGGAACAGTCATGCGAAGTGAGCTGGCTGGGTACCCGCACCGGACTCGAGGCGCGTGTCGTGCCGGAGGCCGGCATCGCCATCGACTGGCTCAAGGTCAGCGGGCTGCGCGGCCGCGGCCTGATGTCGTGGTTGCTGGCGCCGTTTGTGCTGGTGCGCGCCGTATGGCAGGCGGCTCGCGCTATTCGGCGACGTCGTCCGGCCGTTGTGTTGGGGATGGGCGGCTTTGTCGCGGGGCCTGGTGGCATTGCCGCATGGTTGTTGCGCCGTCCGCTGGTTATACACGAACAAAACGCCGTTGCCGGTCTGACAAATCGTCTGCTGGCACCGTTTGCGAAAACTGTCATCGAAGCATTTCCGGGCAGCTTCGATGAGCGCCGTGGGGCGCAAGCGGTGGGAAATCCTGTGCGCCGCGAGATTGTCGGGATGCCGACTCCGCGCGAACGCTTTGCCGTGCGCAGTGGTCGCCCGAACCTGCTGGTACTCGGTGGCAGCCAGGGCGCACTGGCGTTGAACGAAATAGTCCCGCGGGCGATCGCGCTGATTGAATCGGTGGACCGGCCGCAGGTATGGCATCAATGTGGTGCGCGAACCCACAACGTTGCCGAAAAGGCTTATGCCCAGTACGGCATTGACGTTCGGCTGAGTGAGTTCATCGAGGACATGCCTGCCGCCTATGGCTGGGCTGATCTGGTGGTTTGCCGCGCCGGCGCACTGACGATTGCCGAACTGGCCGCTGCCGGTGTTGGTGCCCTGCTGGTGCCGTACCCGCTGTCGATCGACGATCACCAGACGCTCAACGCGCGTTACCTGGAGGCAGCCGGGGCCGGCATGATCGTCGCGCAGTCGGAGTTGACTCCGGAGCTGCTGGCTACCGCGCTGGAAAAATTGCTCAGCGATCGCCAGCGGCTGCTCGATATGGCCGAGGCGGCGCGCCGGGTGGCGCAGCCAGATGCCACTGAAAGCGTGGTGCAGGCCTGCCTGCAGGTCGCCGGGAGGGCGCGGTCATGA
- a CDS encoding UDP-N-acetylmuramoyl-L-alanyl-D-glutamate--2,6-diaminopimelate ligase: protein MMAAARTLHLTLAELLGAEAPPGVSELTVTGLSMSSHGVQPGFAFLACPGRGRHGLDFAPAAAAAGAAVILYEPRGSDAELLPVRVPCIPVPRLSQRAGEIAGIFYARPSARMRVAGLTGTNGKTTVSHLVARAAENTGHVAGICGTLGYGRPADLMPSELTTPDAVTVQQRLSLLADNGVTHVAMEVSSHALDQYRVNGVNFDTAVFTNLSRDHLDYHGDMQAYFEAKRQLFAWPGLRHAVINVNDVAGAQLARDMADTLRVTAVGSGKAILGFDSLQISKVETTGTGLRLVITAAGGDVAIDSPLLGDFNAFNLALALGVLVGWGLEADAAAAALARVRPVAGRMESFGGGDRPLVVVDYAHTPDALDNALRALRRHCARDLWVMFGCGGDRDRGKRSMMGEIAARLADRVVITDDNPRREDPHRIIAEIEDGAAGEHVNVVRGRREAIEWTVAQASAGDIVLLAGKGHEDYQLVGEQRLSLSDRDEARRLVGDPV, encoded by the coding sequence ATGATGGCGGCTGCCAGGACATTGCACCTGACACTGGCCGAGTTGCTCGGTGCAGAAGCGCCACCGGGAGTCAGCGAACTGACGGTAACCGGCCTGAGCATGTCGAGCCACGGTGTGCAGCCCGGCTTTGCCTTTCTCGCCTGTCCTGGACGGGGTCGCCACGGCCTCGATTTCGCACCGGCCGCTGCTGCCGCCGGTGCGGCGGTCATCCTGTACGAACCACGCGGCAGTGATGCCGAGTTATTGCCAGTGCGCGTACCGTGTATCCCGGTGCCACGGTTGAGTCAGCGTGCCGGCGAAATCGCCGGCATCTTTTACGCCCGGCCGTCGGCACGCATGCGTGTGGCCGGGCTGACCGGAACAAACGGCAAGACCACTGTTTCACATCTTGTTGCTCGCGCAGCTGAAAACACGGGGCACGTCGCGGGCATTTGCGGCACGCTCGGTTATGGCCGCCCGGCCGACCTTATGCCTTCCGAGCTGACCACACCGGATGCAGTGACCGTGCAGCAGCGGTTGAGCCTGCTTGCCGACAACGGCGTTACCCATGTTGCGATGGAAGTTTCATCACACGCCCTCGACCAGTATCGGGTTAACGGTGTGAATTTCGATACCGCCGTGTTTACCAACCTGTCCCGCGACCATCTCGATTATCACGGCGACATGCAGGCCTACTTCGAGGCCAAGCGCCAGCTGTTTGCCTGGCCCGGGCTGCGTCACGCGGTCATCAACGTTAATGACGTCGCTGGTGCACAGCTGGCGAGAGACATGGCAGACACATTGCGCGTAACGGCCGTTGGCAGTGGTAAGGCAATACTCGGTTTTGACAGCCTGCAGATCAGTAAAGTTGAGACCACCGGTACGGGTCTGCGTCTGGTGATTACAGCTGCCGGCGGCGATGTCGCGATCGACAGCCCCTTGCTGGGTGATTTCAACGCTTTCAACCTGGCGTTGGCGCTTGGTGTGCTGGTCGGCTGGGGGCTGGAGGCCGACGCGGCCGCCGCTGCCCTGGCCAGGGTGCGACCGGTTGCCGGCAGGATGGAGTCTTTTGGCGGCGGTGACCGGCCGCTGGTCGTGGTCGACTACGCCCACACACCCGATGCGCTGGACAACGCATTGCGGGCATTACGGCGTCACTGCGCACGTGACCTGTGGGTGATGTTTGGTTGCGGCGGCGATCGTGACCGTGGCAAGCGATCCATGATGGGCGAGATCGCAGCACGCCTTGCCGATCGTGTAGTCATTACCGATGACAATCCGCGCCGCGAAGATCCGCACCGGATTATTGCCGAAATTGAGGACGGGGCTGCCGGCGAACACGTCAACGTGGTACGCGGCAGGCGCGAAGCTATTGAGTGGACGGTGGCGCAGGCAAGTGCCGGTGACATCGTCCTGTTGGCCGGGAAGGGCCACGAGGACTATCAGCTGGTTGGTGAGCAGCGCCTGTCGTTGAGCGACCGGGATGAGGCGCGTCGCCTGGTGGGGGATCCGGTATGA
- the ftsW gene encoding putative lipid II flippase FtsW, whose translation MSAARTYSQPWRVAVDPVLGSVVAALLLIGLVMVASSSVAIADRDLAAPFYYLNRQLLLLLIGLGAGGVALVAPTRLYEKSSVVLPLIALLLLVIVLLPGVGHTVNGSTRWLPLGPVRLQVSEPVRLLLLMYIAGYIVRRHQHVRETLGGFVKPMLLITVACTLLLAEPDFGAAAVLLGTVLAVMFIGGVRWRDLFLLVTAAGVSLAALALTSPYRLQRLTTFLDPWADPFNSGFQLTQSLIAVGRGGLFGVGLGGSVQKLFYLPEAHTDFVFAVLAEELGLIGAVGVILLFVLLVWRCFAIARAAGEAGLAFQSYLVYGISIWLGSQAFINIGVSLGALPTKGLTLPLISYGGSSLAICCIALALVLRVHHETVIATRAASPRRPATRRKGRR comes from the coding sequence ATGAGTGCGGCGCGGACATACAGCCAGCCGTGGCGGGTGGCGGTCGACCCGGTGCTGGGTAGTGTCGTCGCGGCATTGTTGCTTATTGGCCTGGTGATGGTGGCCAGTTCTTCTGTCGCTATTGCCGACCGCGACCTGGCCGCACCATTTTATTACCTGAACCGGCAGCTACTGCTGTTGTTGATTGGCCTGGGTGCCGGCGGTGTTGCACTTGTGGCACCAACCCGCTTGTACGAAAAGTCCAGCGTCGTGCTGCCGCTGATTGCCTTGCTGCTGTTGGTAATCGTATTGCTGCCCGGTGTTGGTCACACGGTTAATGGCAGCACGCGCTGGCTGCCGCTGGGGCCGGTCAGGCTGCAGGTTTCTGAACCGGTACGGCTGTTGTTGCTGATGTATATCGCCGGATACATCGTCCGGCGGCATCAGCATGTGCGCGAGACGCTGGGCGGTTTCGTCAAGCCGATGTTGCTGATCACCGTGGCCTGCACGCTGCTGCTTGCCGAACCTGATTTTGGTGCGGCCGCGGTTTTGCTGGGCACAGTGCTGGCGGTAATGTTTATCGGTGGCGTGCGCTGGCGCGACCTGTTTTTGCTGGTTACCGCTGCAGGCGTCTCACTGGCCGCGCTGGCACTGACTTCGCCATACCGGCTGCAACGGCTGACGACGTTTCTCGATCCGTGGGCCGATCCATTCAACTCCGGCTTTCAGCTCACGCAGTCGTTGATTGCGGTTGGGCGCGGCGGATTGTTTGGTGTCGGCCTGGGTGGCAGCGTGCAGAAGCTTTTCTACCTTCCCGAAGCACACACAGACTTCGTTTTTGCCGTGCTGGCTGAAGAGCTCGGCCTGATAGGGGCGGTCGGCGTAATACTGCTGTTCGTGTTGCTGGTGTGGCGCTGTTTTGCAATTGCCCGGGCTGCGGGCGAGGCAGGGCTGGCGTTCCAGTCATACCTGGTTTACGGCATCAGCATCTGGCTCGGCAGTCAGGCATTCATAAACATCGGCGTATCACTGGGCGCCCTGCCGACAAAGGGTCTGACCCTGCCATTGATCAGCTATGGCGGCAGCAGCCTGGCGATCTGTTGTATTGCTCTGGCACTGGTATTGCGTGTTCATCATGAAACCGTAATTGCGACCCGCGCGGCTTCGCCGCGACGGCCGGCGACTCGCCGGAAGGGGCGGCGATGA
- the rsmH gene encoding 16S rRNA (cytosine(1402)-N(4))-methyltransferase RsmH has translation MSEHRPVLLHETLVALAVQPAGRYVDATYGRGGHAKGILQQLGDEGRLLVLDRDPAAIASAAAAHTGDERVIIQHRPFAELGNAVAALGWAGSVDGLLLDIGVSSPQLDEPQRGFSFRHDGPLDMRMDPAAGESAAEWLAHASEREIGTVLKELGEERAYKKISRAIVAARQQSPIETTARLAEIVSDVIRVREPGRHPATRVFQALRIYINDELQQLEAALQQSLDMLTAGGVLCVISFHSLEDRIVKRFMRRHAQPDPLWRGLPEVPAHAQPVLARPAKAVRAGSAEVEINPRSRSAVLRVTRRL, from the coding sequence ATGTCGGAACACCGGCCGGTGCTCCTGCATGAAACTCTTGTGGCGCTGGCGGTGCAGCCGGCGGGCCGCTACGTCGATGCGACTTACGGCCGCGGCGGCCATGCAAAAGGAATTCTGCAGCAGCTGGGCGACGAAGGACGGCTGCTGGTGCTCGACCGGGACCCGGCGGCCATTGCCAGCGCTGCAGCAGCGCACACCGGCGATGAGCGCGTGATCATTCAGCACCGGCCATTTGCCGAGCTGGGTAACGCAGTTGCGGCGCTTGGCTGGGCTGGCTCGGTTGACGGGCTGCTGCTCGATATCGGCGTTTCGTCGCCGCAGCTGGATGAGCCGCAGCGCGGATTCAGTTTCCGCCATGACGGCCCGCTCGACATGCGCATGGATCCGGCAGCCGGCGAAAGCGCTGCTGAATGGCTGGCACATGCCAGCGAGCGTGAAATCGGGACGGTGCTCAAGGAGCTGGGGGAAGAGCGGGCATACAAAAAGATTTCCCGCGCGATAGTTGCCGCGCGGCAGCAAAGTCCGATCGAAACTACAGCCCGCCTTGCCGAAATTGTAAGCGACGTGATTCGGGTACGGGAGCCCGGGCGGCACCCTGCGACACGGGTGTTCCAGGCGCTGCGTATTTATATCAACGATGAACTGCAACAGCTCGAGGCAGCCCTGCAGCAGAGCCTCGACATGTTGACGGCCGGTGGCGTGCTTTGCGTCATAAGTTTCCACTCGCTGGAAGACCGTATCGTCAAGCGATTCATGCGGCGCCATGCACAACCCGATCCGCTCTGGCGTGGCTTGCCCGAAGTACCCGCGCACGCGCAGCCGGTGCTCGCCCGGCCGGCAAAGGCCGTCCGTGCCGGCTCGGCAGAAGTTGAAATCAATCCCCGCAGCCGCTCTGCCGTGCTGCGTGTAACGCGGCGGCTGTAA
- a CDS encoding UDP-N-acetylmuramoyl-L-alanine--D-glutamate ligase produces the protein MKIEVDSVAVKRTSIVVGLGKTGVSCARYLAGLGDRVIVTDTRERPPGLSDLRRLRPDIELRLGGFDEAMLSLADRLVVSPGVSLQEPFIQSAARRNVSIIGDIELFAEVAEAPIIGVTGSNGKTTVTTLVAAMMRKSGRKVLAGGNLGVPALDLLKQPVPDFYVLELSSFQLERTGNLSAAVAAVLNISPDHIDRHGGVDAYIEAKTRVYDSCGIAVYNRDDERVAAMVADRLATLSFGINMPAVGQYGVISRRGTDWIARGPRLLAPVSSLKVVGAHNLANVLAAMAIGEAAGLPRDPMLQAAQEFRGLPHRTQVVADAAGMTWINDSKGTNVGASVAALESIRRGKIVLIAGGDGKDADFSPLVRVMHRRGRAAILLGKDAERLRELLAPHCQATVVDDMPAAVKAAAEAGSRGDTVLLSPACSSLDMYVNYEARGDAFVSAIRRLR, from the coding sequence ATGAAGATTGAAGTCGACAGCGTAGCGGTCAAACGTACCAGCATCGTTGTCGGGCTGGGCAAGACCGGCGTGTCCTGCGCCCGCTACCTGGCGGGTCTGGGCGACCGGGTCATTGTGACCGACACACGCGAGCGCCCGCCCGGGCTGTCTGACCTGCGACGTCTGCGACCTGACATCGAGCTGCGGCTCGGCGGTTTTGACGAGGCAATGTTGTCACTGGCTGATCGCCTCGTGGTTTCTCCCGGCGTGTCACTGCAGGAGCCATTCATCCAGTCTGCGGCGCGCCGCAATGTTTCGATAATCGGCGACATCGAATTATTCGCTGAGGTTGCGGAGGCGCCGATCATTGGCGTCACCGGTTCCAACGGAAAGACAACCGTAACGACGCTGGTCGCCGCGATGATGCGCAAGTCCGGCCGCAAGGTGCTGGCCGGCGGGAATCTGGGTGTGCCTGCGCTGGATCTGCTGAAGCAGCCGGTGCCGGACTTTTATGTGCTCGAGTTATCCAGTTTCCAGCTGGAACGCACCGGCAATTTGTCAGCGGCAGTTGCGGCCGTGCTTAACATCTCTCCTGATCACATTGACCGGCATGGCGGCGTTGATGCCTACATCGAAGCCAAGACCCGGGTCTACGATTCCTGCGGCATCGCTGTCTACAACCGCGATGACGAGCGCGTCGCTGCAATGGTTGCTGACCGCCTGGCCACGCTGAGTTTTGGTATCAATATGCCGGCGGTAGGCCAGTATGGCGTAATCAGCCGGCGCGGCACCGACTGGATTGCCCGTGGCCCGCGCCTGCTTGCGCCGGTCAGTTCGCTGAAAGTTGTTGGCGCTCATAATCTGGCGAATGTGCTGGCGGCAATGGCAATCGGGGAGGCAGCCGGTCTGCCACGTGACCCGATGCTCCAGGCGGCGCAGGAATTCCGTGGACTGCCGCACCGCACGCAGGTGGTTGCCGACGCGGCAGGCATGACCTGGATCAATGATTCCAAAGGTACCAACGTCGGTGCTTCGGTGGCGGCGCTGGAAAGTATTCGTCGCGGGAAGATAGTCCTGATTGCCGGCGGCGATGGCAAAGACGCCGACTTTTCGCCGCTGGTGCGGGTGATGCACCGGCGTGGCCGTGCAGCCATTTTACTGGGTAAAGACGCAGAGCGGCTGCGCGAGCTGTTGGCGCCGCATTGCCAGGCGACTGTCGTTGATGACATGCCGGCTGCAGTCAAGGCAGCAGCCGAGGCCGGCAGTCGTGGCGATACCGTGCTGTTGTCGCCGGCGTGTTCGAGCCTGGATATGTACGTCAATTACGAAGCTCGTGGCGATGCCTTCGTCAGCGCCATAAGGCGGTTGCGATGA
- a CDS encoding phospho-N-acetylmuramoyl-pentapeptide-transferase: protein MLMYLAEYLERFHSGFNVFGYITMRAILSALTALLMSFIVGPAMIRRLSAYQIGQTVRDDGPESHLPKAGTPTMGGALILVAISFSTLLWADLGNRFVWVVLAVLIAFGLIGLIDDYKKLVLKDSKGLSARSKIFWQSLVALAAAAVLFWTARDPAETSLLLPFFKNFALQMGSFYIIFAAFVIVGTSNAVNLTDGLDGLAIMPTVLVGAALGVFAYATGNFNFAEYLGIPFINGVGEMLVICAALTGAGLGFLWFNTYPAQVFMGDIGALALGAALGVVAVIVRQELVLAIMGGVFVVETVSVIIQVALFKMTGRRVFLMAPLHHHYELKGWAEPKVIVRFWIITFILVLVGLATLKLR from the coding sequence ATGCTGATGTACCTGGCAGAATACCTGGAGCGCTTCCATTCCGGATTTAATGTATTCGGCTATATCACGATGCGCGCGATTCTCAGCGCACTCACGGCGCTGCTGATGTCATTCATCGTGGGCCCGGCGATGATACGCCGGCTCAGCGCCTACCAGATCGGCCAGACCGTGCGCGACGATGGGCCCGAGTCGCACCTGCCAAAGGCCGGCACGCCGACCATGGGCGGGGCGCTGATACTCGTGGCGATTTCTTTCAGCACGTTGTTGTGGGCAGACCTGGGTAATCGTTTCGTTTGGGTGGTGCTGGCGGTGCTGATCGCCTTCGGACTCATCGGCCTGATTGATGACTACAAGAAGCTGGTGCTGAAGGACAGCAAAGGGCTGAGCGCCCGTTCCAAGATTTTCTGGCAAAGCCTGGTCGCGCTGGCTGCTGCAGCGGTGTTGTTCTGGACCGCTCGTGACCCGGCCGAAACTTCGCTGCTGCTGCCGTTTTTCAAGAACTTCGCCCTGCAGATGGGGTCGTTCTACATCATCTTCGCTGCGTTCGTGATTGTTGGTACCAGCAACGCCGTCAACCTGACCGATGGGCTCGATGGGCTGGCCATCATGCCGACGGTGCTGGTAGGGGCGGCACTGGGCGTATTCGCTTATGCCACGGGCAACTTCAACTTTGCCGAATACCTTGGCATCCCGTTCATTAACGGCGTTGGGGAAATGCTTGTTATCTGCGCGGCACTGACCGGCGCCGGTCTCGGATTCCTGTGGTTCAACACTTATCCCGCGCAGGTATTCATGGGAGATATCGGCGCGCTGGCACTGGGCGCGGCGCTGGGCGTTGTTGCCGTCATTGTGCGCCAGGAGCTGGTGCTGGCAATCATGGGTGGCGTGTTTGTTGTCGAGACGGTGTCCGTAATCATCCAGGTGGCGTTGTTCAAAATGACCGGGCGACGCGTCTTCCTGATGGCGCCTCTGCACCATCATTACGAACTCAAGGGGTGGGCGGAACCAAAGGTCATCGTGCGGTTCTGGATCATCACTTTCATCCTTGTGCTTGTCGGACTGGCAACACTGAAACTGCGATGA
- a CDS encoding penicillin-binding protein 2, with protein sequence MSRKQKNSAAAPMRWRSWVVLGLLTTAAGLLTWRAVDLQLLDDGFLSGQGDARHLRVAQLSAHRGPILDRNGDPLAVSTPVDSLWVNPREFGAVTERIPELARLAGLKEAWLARRLSSNVEREFVYLRRHMRPDEAARVLQTGFPGVYTQREYHRYYPAGEVVGHVVGFTNIDDVGQEGLELAYDEWLRGEPGAKRVLRDRLGRSIEDVESIRAPRPGQALQTSIDLRVQYLAYRELKRAIRDQRARSGSAVVLDVTTGEVLAMANQPSFNPNNRAEYEAPRYRNRAVTDIFEPGSAMKPLVIAAALETGDYRPDTVVETSPGFLRVGGWMIEDVRDFGALDVTSVITFSSNVGATKIAMSLDSARLWSTLAGLGLGSLTASGFPGESAGLLNDPKHWRPITQATIAYGYGLSVTPLQLAQAFATIAAGGTRYPVTFQQLSRPASGERVISSTVAQQLLTMLETVTRPDGTGARAVVPGYRVAGKTGTARKTEAGGYSSERYTSVFAGVAPVSQPRLAVVVVVDEPSAGLYYGGDVAAPVFSAIMAGGLRLLAVPPDGLVAEPPMLQVATGAAGQEQ encoded by the coding sequence ATGAGTCGCAAACAGAAAAACAGTGCTGCGGCGCCGATGCGCTGGCGTAGCTGGGTGGTGCTTGGCCTGCTGACTACTGCAGCCGGGTTGCTGACCTGGCGTGCGGTTGACCTGCAGCTGCTCGATGACGGGTTCCTGTCAGGCCAGGGTGATGCGCGGCACCTGCGCGTGGCGCAGCTGTCGGCCCATCGTGGTCCGATTCTCGACCGCAATGGTGATCCGCTGGCTGTCAGTACACCGGTGGATTCACTTTGGGTCAATCCACGCGAGTTCGGCGCAGTTACCGAGCGGATCCCTGAGCTGGCCCGGCTCGCGGGGCTGAAAGAGGCGTGGCTGGCGCGCCGCCTGAGCAGCAATGTCGAGCGCGAGTTTGTCTACCTGCGCCGGCACATGCGCCCTGACGAGGCCGCCAGGGTTCTGCAGACGGGTTTCCCGGGCGTGTATACCCAACGCGAATATCACCGTTACTACCCGGCTGGTGAAGTGGTGGGCCACGTTGTCGGCTTTACCAACATCGATGATGTTGGCCAGGAAGGACTGGAACTGGCCTATGACGAATGGCTGCGCGGTGAGCCGGGGGCCAAGCGGGTGCTGCGCGACCGTCTCGGTCGCAGCATCGAGGATGTCGAAAGTATCCGTGCACCGCGTCCAGGTCAGGCGCTGCAGACCAGCATAGACCTGCGGGTTCAGTACCTGGCTTATCGCGAGCTCAAGCGTGCTATTCGCGACCAGCGTGCGCGGTCGGGTTCGGCTGTCGTACTCGACGTTACCACTGGTGAGGTGCTGGCCATGGCCAATCAGCCCTCATTCAACCCGAATAATCGTGCCGAGTACGAAGCTCCGCGTTACCGCAATCGTGCGGTCACGGATATTTTCGAGCCCGGCTCAGCCATGAAACCGCTGGTCATTGCGGCGGCACTGGAAACCGGCGATTACCGCCCTGATACGGTCGTGGAGACGTCACCGGGTTTTCTGCGCGTCGGTGGCTGGATGATCGAGGACGTGCGTGACTTCGGCGCACTCGACGTAACCAGCGTCATTACTTTTTCGAGCAACGTCGGCGCAACAAAGATTGCGATGTCGCTCGATTCGGCGAGATTGTGGTCCACCCTGGCAGGGCTGGGTCTGGGCAGCCTGACCGCCAGCGGGTTCCCGGGTGAGTCGGCCGGACTGCTCAATGATCCCAAGCACTGGCGGCCAATTACCCAGGCGACGATAGCCTACGGCTATGGCCTGTCAGTAACCCCGCTGCAGCTGGCGCAGGCATTCGCCACGATTGCAGCCGGTGGCACGCGTTACCCGGTAACATTTCAGCAGTTGTCACGACCGGCAAGCGGTGAGCGGGTAATCAGCAGCACGGTCGCGCAGCAGTTGCTGACAATGCTGGAAACTGTCACCCGGCCGGACGGTACCGGCGCACGTGCCGTGGTACCCGGTTATCGTGTGGCAGGAAAAACCGGGACAGCACGCAAGACCGAAGCCGGCGGTTATTCGTCGGAGCGTTACACCTCTGTCTTTGCCGGTGTCGCGCCGGTCAGTCAGCCCAGGCTTGCGGTGGTCGTCGTAGTCGATGAGCCAAGCGCCGGCCTTTATTACGGCGGCGATGTTGCAGCGCCGGTGTTCTCCGCAATCATGGCTGGTGGCCTGCGTCTGCTGGCAGTACCACCGGACGGACTGGTGGCCGAACCACCAATGCTGCAGGTGGCAACCGGTGCGGCGGGGCAGGAGCAATGA
- a CDS encoding UDP-N-acetylmuramoyl-tripeptide--D-alanyl-D-alanine ligase, which yields MSHGSVKQLARIVGGELHGTDTLFLAVCTDTRKLREGELFVALQGPNFDGNDYAASAMQQGATAALVSRLSDIDIPQVLVDDTQAALGRYAHFWRAAREARVIAVTGSNGKTTVKEMIAAIMRRVGHTLATRGNLNNEIGVPLTLLELEDRHQHAVIELGANHPGEIARLTAMTAPQIGLITNAGPAHLEGFGSVEGVARAKGELYEGLAADAIAVINRDDEYYGLWASMAGDRRIVTFGSASGADFCAREVIQHTNGHGNGLRVLLETPEGDCVIKLPLPGRHNGVNAAAAAAAAWSAGAELETIVAGLQGVKPAAGRLAIKRTGCGARVIDDTYNANPGSLQVALDFLAAQPGKAWLVLGDMGELGDNARALHAHFGERARKSGVERLFAIGPLSAAAAESFGPGAERFASAEQLIATLRAELHDGVNLLVKASRAMQLEQVADALSEEEARG from the coding sequence ATGAGTCATGGTTCAGTAAAGCAATTGGCACGCATTGTCGGCGGCGAGTTGCACGGCACAGACACGCTGTTTCTTGCGGTGTGTACCGATACACGCAAGCTGAGAGAGGGCGAGCTGTTTGTTGCCCTGCAGGGGCCAAATTTCGATGGCAATGATTACGCTGCCAGCGCCATGCAGCAGGGCGCAACCGCGGCACTTGTGTCACGCCTCTCTGACATCGATATTCCACAGGTTCTGGTCGACGATACCCAGGCGGCGCTCGGTCGTTACGCGCACTTCTGGCGCGCCGCACGCGAAGCACGGGTCATTGCGGTAACCGGCAGCAACGGCAAGACCACTGTCAAGGAAATGATCGCCGCGATAATGCGCCGGGTTGGCCACACTCTTGCTACGCGCGGCAACCTGAACAATGAGATTGGCGTTCCGCTCACGCTGCTCGAACTCGAAGATCGCCATCAGCACGCCGTAATCGAGTTGGGTGCGAATCATCCAGGCGAAATCGCCCGTCTCACGGCGATGACTGCACCGCAGATAGGGCTGATTACCAATGCCGGCCCGGCTCATCTCGAGGGGTTCGGCAGCGTTGAGGGCGTGGCCAGGGCAAAAGGCGAGCTTTACGAAGGGCTGGCCGCCGATGCGATCGCTGTAATCAATCGCGACGATGAATACTACGGGTTGTGGGCCAGCATGGCGGGTGATCGCCGCATCGTAACTTTTGGTTCTGCCAGTGGCGCTGATTTCTGTGCCCGTGAAGTGATCCAGCACACTAATGGTCATGGTAACGGGCTGCGCGTGTTGCTCGAAACACCCGAGGGTGATTGCGTCATCAAGCTGCCGTTGCCGGGACGCCATAACGGTGTCAACGCGGCCGCGGCCGCCGCCGCAGCCTGGTCGGCCGGCGCTGAGCTGGAGACGATCGTCGCGGGTTTGCAAGGCGTCAAGCCCGCCGCCGGCAGACTGGCAATCAAGCGGACAGGCTGCGGCGCACGTGTAATTGACGACACGTATAACGCCAACCCGGGTTCGCTGCAGGTGGCGCTGGACTTTCTCGCGGCGCAGCCGGGCAAGGCGTGGCTGGTGCTGGGCGATATGGGTGAGCTTGGCGATAACGCCCGGGCGCTGCATGCCCACTTTGGTGAGCGGGCCCGCAAGTCCGGCGTCGAGCGATTGTTTGCGATCGGTCCCCTCAGTGCCGCAGCTGCCGAAAGTTTTGGTCCGGGCGCCGAGCGTTTCGCCAGCGCGGAACAGCTTATCGCTACTTTGCGCGCCGAGCTGCACGATGGCGTCAACCTGCTGGTCAAGGCTTCGCGCGCAATGCAGCTGGAGCAGGTTGCCGATGCGCTCAGTGAAGAAGAGGCGCGGGGCTGA